The nucleotide window GGTCCTGGATCACTTCGCCCGCGCCATGTTCGGCCCCGAGGCTCGTACCCGCCTGCGCCCCTCCTTCTTCCCCTTCACCGAGCCCAGCGCCGAGATGGACCTGTGGTTCCCCCAGAAGAAGGGAGGCCCCGGCTGGATCGAGTGGGGCGGCTGCGGCATGGTCAACCCCAAGGTCCTGACCGCCTGCGGCATCGACCCGCAGGTCTACACCGGCTTCGCCTTCGGCATGGGCCTGGAGCGCACCCTCATGCTGCGCCACGGCATTGCTGATATGCACGACATCGTCGAGGGTGACATCCGCTTCTCCCAGCAGTTCGGCACCACCGGAAAGGGGAACTAACATGCCCTACGTCCCGATCGAGTGGCTGCGCGAGCACGTCTCGGTACCCACCGGCACCACCGCCGCCCAACTCGCCCAAGACCTGGTGCGCGTGGGCCTGGAGGAGGAGCGGATCGTTCCCCCCGCCGTCACCGGCCCCCTGGTGGTCGGCAAGGTTCTCACCCGGGAGGCCAAGGAGCAGTCCAACGGCAAGGTCATCAACTACTGCCGGGTGGATGTGGGCCCTGAGCACAATGACGCCCCCGGCACCGGCAAGGAGCCCTCCGAGCTGCCCAGCCGTGGCATCGTCTGCGGGGCGCATAACTTTGACGCCGGAGACAGCGTCGTGGTCAGCCTGCCCGGTGCCGTCCTGCCCGGTGGCTTTGCGATTGCCGCCCGCAAGACCTACGGGCACGTCTCCGACGGCATGATCTGCTCGGCCCGCGAGCTGGGCATCGGTGAGGACCACGACGGCATCATCGTCCTGGACCAGTGGCTGGCCGCCCATGGGCACGAGGGCGAGGAGCTGCCCGCCCCCGGCACCAACGCCCTGCCCCTGCTGGGCCTGGGGGAGGAGGTGCTGGAGATCAACATCACCCCTGACCGGGGCTACTGCTTCTCCATGCGGGGCGTGGCCCGCGAGTACTCCCACGCCACCGGCGCCCAGTTCACCGACCCGGCCGACGCCACCAACCCAGGCCTGTACCCCAACGGGCTGGTCCCGGCAGGCGACGGCGGCTACGCCGTCAAGATTGCCGCCGACCCCGCTCCCGTGCATGGCCGCCCCGGCTGTGACCGCTACGTGGCCCGGGTGGTGCGCGGCCTGGACCCCACCGCCCTCACCCCCAAGTGGATGCGCGACCGCCTCACCGCCGCCGGGATGCGCCCTATCTCCCTGGCTGTGGACGTCACCAACTACGTGATGCTGGACCTGGGCCAGCCGCTGCACGCCTTCGACCTGGGCAAGCTACACGCCCCCGTGGTGGTGCGCCGCGCCCAGGCCGGGGAGCAGCTGACCTTCCTGGACGAGGTCACCCGCACCCTGGACCCTGAGGACCTGGTCATTTCCGACTCCCCGGCGGGAGAAGGCTCACGCGCCCTGGTATTGGCAGGCGTCTTCGGCGGGGCCGAGACCGAGGTGGATGAGCACACCACTGACCTGCTGATCGAGGCCGCGCATTTCGACGCCGTCTCCGTGGCCCGCTCCGCCCGCCGCCACAAGCTACCCACTGAATCCTCCAAACGCAACGAGCGCGGCGTGGACACCCAGCTGGCGCCCGTGGCCGCCCAGCGGGCTGTGGACCTGCTGGTCGAGTACGGCGGCGGCACCGCCGACCCCGTGGCCACCGACCTGGACCGCACCACCGCCCCCGAGTCCCAGGTGATCCGCGCCGACGCCGCTGAGCGCCTCACCGGCGTGTCCTACGGCAC belongs to Actinomyces trachealis and includes:
- the pheT gene encoding phenylalanine--tRNA ligase subunit beta; translated protein: MPYVPIEWLREHVSVPTGTTAAQLAQDLVRVGLEEERIVPPAVTGPLVVGKVLTREAKEQSNGKVINYCRVDVGPEHNDAPGTGKEPSELPSRGIVCGAHNFDAGDSVVVSLPGAVLPGGFAIAARKTYGHVSDGMICSARELGIGEDHDGIIVLDQWLAAHGHEGEELPAPGTNALPLLGLGEEVLEINITPDRGYCFSMRGVAREYSHATGAQFTDPADATNPGLYPNGLVPAGDGGYAVKIAADPAPVHGRPGCDRYVARVVRGLDPTALTPKWMRDRLTAAGMRPISLAVDVTNYVMLDLGQPLHAFDLGKLHAPVVVRRAQAGEQLTFLDEVTRTLDPEDLVISDSPAGEGSRALVLAGVFGGAETEVDEHTTDLLIEAAHFDAVSVARSARRHKLPTESSKRNERGVDTQLAPVAAQRAVDLLVEYGGGTADPVATDLDRTTAPESQVIRADAAERLTGVSYGTARVTELLEAIGCTVEQASSDEQGQELLRVTAPTWRPDLVGPAHFAEEVARLDGYDNIPVVLPTAPAGTGLTARQQARRLAVRALVAAGLTQVLSYPFIGEVHDLLGLPEDDPRRQAVRLANPLAEDAPALRTSVLDSLVEVAHRNVSRGLPDVAIFEVGAVTHPAGTVPAPIVGVECRPTAEQVTALEAGIPAQPTHVGVVLAGERQRAGVLGAAQPWDWADAVQVVRQVAAALGVAVEVSAPAEPVAPWHPGRTAELRLAPVRQGKELVAGALVAHAGELHPRVCRALGLPERACAVEMDLEPLLEAVEAAGVLQVQAVSTFPAAKEDLAFVVDEQVTAAQVEQVLRRGAGALLEEVRLFDVFRGPQLGQGRKSLAFSLRLRAADRTLTAQETAELRKRVVKQAAKLLGAELRA